From Zea mays cultivar B73 chromosome 3, Zm-B73-REFERENCE-NAM-5.0, whole genome shotgun sequence:
acgcgtggccgagccaacagtctgatgggggcaccggactgtccggtgtgcatcggacagtgtccggtgcgccaacggctccaaatcttcaacggtcggctgcgccaatttaggaaagcaatctgcaccggacactgaacagtgcctgttcggtggcacaccggactgtccggtgcgccacccgacagaaggcaagaattgccttcccagattgctctcaacggctcctagctgccttggggctataaacgggacgcctaggcgcatggaggagtcacccaagcatactctgaacattctaagactcccgcactccatcttcgcacactcgattgacattcttagtgatttgagctccgttctagtggtgaacttgttgtgtttcatttgagctcaagtcttggcttgtgtgtgtgcgtattgctcggatttgtgtgtgttgctttttccctcccttacatccgtgtttctttgtgatcatcatttgtaagggcgagaggctccaagttgtggagattcctcgcaaacgggatatagtgaaagaaagaaaaacaccgtggtattcaagtggatctttggatcacttgaaaggggttgagtgcaaccctcgtccattgggacgccacaacgtggagtaggcaagtgttgtacttgggcgaaccacgggataaaccatcgtgtctcttgtgcttgttctcactgtgactattgtgttttgcaagagctcgatccttagccacttgatttcattgtgctaacacttaatcaagttttgtggctttaagttttaagtttttacaggatcacctattcaccccccctctagatgctctcaatagtgacctgtccggtgcacatgacagtgaatagtaactgtgtccGTTGCATAGGCCAGTGAAtagtgacatgtccggtgcacaggacagtgaatagtaacatgtccggtgcaccaacggctagctgttccagagaaggaaactgtcaatcagatctgttactgttcactgtccggtgtgccaccggacagtccagtgcacccgcaaccagggaaggctgggagcttccaaatgaagctccaacggctcctaggccctttggggctataaaagggacccctaggcgcctcaaacaagtacacaagtgcagccaacaagtccatATATCATTTggatctattctttctctccctctcttgtgtatatctctagtttgtgtagaggcgaagttataagcctttagagagaggggaagtgctgctgagagctagagcaaaatcttgagcgcattattgttactctgccggagtgctatcgagaagattgtaagcagccacgacatcgttgtaactgatatcaacatagtggaaggctctatctgtcgcacagacagatctgagcaaacggaggaaggagttgaaataaactccaagccaaggtgtggctaactccaacgaggactaggcaagcatttcaggcttggccgaacctcgggataaatccctatgtctgtgtgctctgctctatgctgtgtgttgtttctctgtcttatttgctgcttatacttgcacttcaatatttatatgtggttcaagctgtcttcgaagtgcaggtattttaagacaggaacttctattccgctgcaacctactcgaagggtctttcattccactgtgatccagccttcgagtagagtaagaatttacagttttaaagtgataattattatccgcctattcacccccctctagacgacatccagatcctgttcccgggcatagggaactttcagaacTTTAAGgctatttgtatattattatttTCTTTCTGCAGAAAATTGTCAAAATGCAATTAAATCCGTAAAATATTCTAATATCTACCGAAAATGACACATAatttaacaaaaataataaacatcaTATAAgaagataactcaagtcctcatgtgaaaatgataaagtgaagtattgattatgttaaaattTGGATACTTAAggtgatttcacatgtaactcacgcAACAAGTGGAAGTGAATTGAAAGAAACGGCTAAACGTCGGCAATCTTTAGATTTTATGGCCCGAACATTTTTAGGATGTTATATGGACATATATTGCCCCTCCGTCAAATTTTATGAATTTCTGAGGctatttctgtattattattatttttttctacagaaaattaccaaaatgcaattaaattcataaaatattccacTATCGACCAAAAATTGCAAATAGGTTACCAGGACCAATAAACATAATATAAAACTATAACCTCAAGTCtccatatgaaaatgataaagtgatgtattgattatgttgaaacttagaTATTTAGGGCGATTCTACATGCAACTATATGAAATCTGAAATCTGGTAAGATATCTGGAAAGATGTCCGGATATCCGAAATATGAAATCCGGACAGGTATTCGAGAAGATATCCGGCTATTCGAAATCCGACGGATATCAGTCATCTCATATCTGTATCCGATATCCGAATTGTACTATCTAAATCTGAATTCAAAAATTATGTGAATATCTGAAAAAACTATCCATTCGAATAATTAGCCTATTCAAACCGTCAAATGCTCGGATAATATTCGTACCGTTTACACCCATACTTCTATGCACCGTTGTGAAAATGTTTTCGCTGACGGGTCGTGGGTCGAACTTGCAAAAATGTATCACTAACACTTCCATCGACTAATAATATAACCGGCCGGGGTTTTCACACCACTGGTTGCGCGCGCAATGCACCTGCTTAATTAGTCATTGTCCAGCGAGTAGGCTATAAAACTGgctgtttttcttttttttccaacAGGTTGCGGATAGTATCTATTATTACAGTGCATGCCATCCAAGATTGCACAGATTCAGCCATGGAAAAACTCCAGTCGTCCACGATCGTCGTCAATGCAGTTAGGTACAGCAGCTAGTACGTCCAACACTTACCGTATGTTTAGGGTTTAGCACCTTGTGAGGTCTCTGTAGAAACTACGTACATTGGCGTACGCGTACGCCCCCTCTATAAAACGCGGCAGAGCCGAAGCTACCAAAACCAGCTCTTAGCTTGCTTTCTAGCTAGCTTGTCGATCTTTAATTTTAGCAATACAATGACGACGCGAGCGTGCTTGTTGGTTGCGCTCGCCATGGCTCTCGCGCTGCTCTTACAGGAGCATGCAGCAGGTGCAGAGGCTCACGAACAGAAGCAGCAGGTGCAGAGGCTCCTCAGGCGCCTCAACAAGCCACCTGTCAAAACGATTGAGGTACGGTGGCCGTCAAACATAAAATGTTACGTGTATATCTGAATAATATAATTTAAAAAAGAGTGGAAGATTTATTATATGATGAGGCAATAACAACTGTCAGAACAAGTTGGTGTCCATTTTATATATATCTGAATAATATAATTTAACAGAGCCCAGATGGAGACATCATAGACTGCGTGCACATCACCAAGCAGCCGGCCTTCGACAACCCTCTTCTAAAGAATCATACAATCCAGGTTGATGATATGATGTTCATCTTTTTAACTGCATGCATGCTGCCTTCACTTCAGTTGAATGAAGACTAGCTGTCTTCAATggttatttattatttatttatttcagaTGTGGCCTTCATCTCACCCACGAGGAGGCCAGCTGAATGAAGACTATTCCAACACTGCATCCAGCATCACCCAAACGTGGCACCAGAATGGCAGCAGGTCGTGTCCTGAGAACACCATACCCATCCGTAGGACCATGGAGGAGGACGTTCGGAGGGCCGACTCACCCAGGAGCTATGGCAAGAAGGAGAGGCGGCCGAAATTCACCCCCGTCGATGGCGCTGGACAGCCAACGACTGTGACCAGTGGCCACCAGGTACACGGATGTATAGACATTCTTTTTCACTGAATTTCTTCTTACTAATACACGACAttaattgttttctcttttcctaTATATTGTGAGCAGTGGGCCCAGGCATCTGCGCAGGGTGGCAGTACGTACTATGGAACCGAGGCGACCTTCGATCTTTGGCAGCCCGTCGTTGAGACGGCCAGTGACTTCAGCTTGACCCAGTTCTGGGTCGTCAGTGGATCCTACCAAGCCAATGACCTCAACACCATTGAAGCAGGATGGCAGGTGAGAAAATGCATGCATGCATCACCTCAACACACCATTGAAGCTATAAGGGGGCTGTACCACTTCATGCATTATGTAATATTAAGCTGTGCAATCTCGatcttaattaattaattaactgatGGCCCTTCTACAAAATTGCAGGTTTCCCCGAATATGTATGGCGACAACAGCCCTAGACTTTTCATTTACTGGACTGTACGCAATTCCTTCTTTTTACTTCCAATTAATAATATTAGTAATCTATATATATTGGGCTCGTTTTTGCTGATTTGTTTTTGGAACACCATAAAATAAAGGCACTAACTTTCTATTATTGATATGGAAACATATTGTATTATATTGTAGCGCGACGCGTATCAGACGACGGGATGCTACGACCTCAAGTGCTCGGGTTTCGTCCAAACAAACAATGCCATCACCTTCGGTGTCACCCAACTGTCCCCGGTCTCCACCTATGGTGGCCCACAGAACGACATCACTATTTTAGTTTGGAAGGTAAAAACACTAAAAAGCTTTCGCACACAGTAAAACCAGAAATCTCCACCGACCGGTCGTCTAAAACTGTCGGACATAATTAAGTCATATATATACCATCGGACATAAGTTATTTTTGACGACGTACGATGATAAGTGTGTTCAACGGTTCTTCGACAGCAGCGGCCTTATGTCTGGCCGTCGAAGATTAACATCGTCGTCCGTCCGACGACATCTAGTCGTCCAGCtgtcggattgtttctttgttgtgACATTCGGAGCATAAGCCAAATCTAGCTACTAGCACTTCTAGCTTGCAGCAATATAATACCATAGATAGTTACATCTGCTAAGCTCTCCATTAAAATTTTGCTTGCAGGATCCAAAGACGGGGAACTGGTGGTTGCAAGTGGGAAAAGATCTTCTGGGCTACTGGCCGTCATCCCTCTTCACCAACCTGGCGAGCAGTGCCTCCAACATCCAGTGGGGCGGCGAGGTATACTCGCCTGACGCGGGCCAAACATCCACACAGATGGGCAGTGGACATCTCCCCGAGGAAGGGCTCGGGAAAGCCAGTTACATCCGGAACATCCAAGTGGTCGATGCGTCCAACACTCTTCTGTCGCCAAGTGGTGGTCTGGGTCTGTTCGCTTCACGACCCAACTGCTATAATGTGCTCAATGGTGCTGCTGGTAACAGCTTTGGCACCTACATCTACTATGGGGGGCCAGGGAGGAACCCTAACTGCCAGTAGTAGTCAAATTGAACGTTTCCTGGAGTGCAAGCATAGCTCTCTCTCCTTTACTTAATTACACGTGAAGAAGATATACCATACCGGCCCCTTACAGCAACTAGAATGTGTTATGGCTTACTGATGGCCCAATAGGTATAGTTACAGGGCATATAGTTACACATGCAATAATGCGCTGCGAGATCTCTGCGCGCAATGGTCAATTGTTTCCGGACATACATCGGAAAGAAGTGTCAAGAACAAGCTTTACAAGCTTGCGACAAATGTAATCATGCTTCACCATATGTTTGGAATATAGAATTTATTCGCAGCTTCCATCAATCATCGCTGTTATCACAAGTCACTCTCCAAACACCCAAACATACCACCTCAACCTAGCGCGCCGTTCTACCACTTCAATAGGGAAAATTAGTGCCATCAAATTGACAAGACCTAGAGCTACCTATCCTAACCACTCTCAATGGTGTTGGCTCAATGACGATGTAGTTAACTGTCCAAATTGAGCCAACATCCACTGATACCAACTGAAGGGACTATATATGATGCCTAAAACAAGATGTAAGTTAGGCAACTTAAAACATTATTTCTACCTATAGCCTCCAATTTTCACCATATACAAAACCTATGCAATAATTAAACTATACATATGTGCAAGTATGGTTTTTACTAAGTGTGTTTCTATCTAGATCTATTGTAAAGGAGTTATGCAACTAAAAGTCCAATCCTATCAACTAGCCCATCAAGCAATCTAGTAAGGTAAATGTAGAAACTAAAGAGCGATAGAGATGCAAGCACCCATTTGATGATAACATCAATTTTTACCGAGGATCGAGAAGTATGCAAGTTTCCCCATAGTCCTTGTTGGAGCCGCTCGCGAGGATGCCCATGCAAGGTCCAATTTCTAGGTTAGATAACTTCATGGATAACCCCTAATCTTCCCCACATGCAAGTGGTTCTCCAAAATAGCCTCCGACAAACCTCTCCCCACCATATTCACTATCAACCTTCTAGCAAAAATGTCGTGAGCCTCATTCCCTCGGTTTACAGTGGCAGAAACACCACAAGAACAATTGGTGTATTCTTGCAAGACTACAAGCCCCTTCGAGTATAAACATGATGCACACAAGCACCTAAAATTATGTGGTACACAAATATCATTAAACACTAGACCTAAACCTAGATCAAGTAAATAAAAAGTGGTCTAACTAACATAAGTGCTTTGCAAAGCACCTATAATAATCACCAACTATTTCACTAAGCATTTTGTTGGCTAGAGCTACTAGTGATCAGCCTCAGCTCATTCAAGTTTTCCTTGAGCTCCACACCCACTCAAATGGATAGTTCGGGTCATATTTATTGGCTCCAAGGTGAGATATAGGTATTAGAACTTCAACATTCATCTTTGCACACCATCAGGCTATCAAAGCATGGTAGTCAGACCATTATGTCAGAGTCTAATTAGTCTTAATGGCTACTACGTCAGAACTATTGTAATACCCGAATTTTGGGGAAATAAAGAATTCTTTTCTTTATGTGACTATGTAAAattcactagtacacagaagctctatagtggcggttctaaacctatttacactggcgtttttcagtaccgccagtgctaggggccagtggaaatcagcatttccactggcggttattttggaaccgccagtggaaattctattttcactggcggttttcttaaggaaaccgccagtgataatagaatttccactggcggttttcttaaggaaaccgccagtgataatagaatttccactggcggtttgctttataaaaccgccagtggaaatgcacttttcactggcggttttctttatttagccgccagtggaagttttcccgccttttttcaaaatttcaaacaatactgaattatatatatatttacacacacacaaacatatatatatatatatatctatattgatattgaaagcaacatgaaattaaattctatcatacatttatatacatcaaagtattctgtttacaaccatatatgcttcatgcattctatacatcataagttttcacctaagctctaataactatctcggctaagagataatctactaatttctgttagtattctaaactctggcaaagctaatgttccggaagcatcgtgatatttttcttctgcgggaatgacctctttcaatatgaatgtgcagaggtcctcgactatgccatacaatgcagcttcggtcaagttctctgggtttcctcgttgaaattgctgtaaaggaattttataaacatcatctatttatactcaataataacacatttgcatctttaatgacataaatacatacttgactattactaataataccttgtcagggttcgtgatgtatcgtccgttcactctcatgaactcgcacgcatagaatccacataggaccgatccttgtggttgcttgtggcactacataacgggagattggttatttagttgcaacattgtgtatgatatgtattcataaaatcacatacttaccggccagtgataatggatgtctagtggcacgcgttgtttcgacaggtcgtactttccacctctcatcttatagaatctataagccctgtgatctcaaatagaatcaccatgttattctcaaattttaatcaataaaagtatgcatgcatagaaaaggcttacagctctaagatgctgaggaattctgcatatgtcgaagggtcgaagttcaaggagtcgagcaccagcacctttccaaccttaggataaatgaggaagcatatccagtggtccctgtacgaatcaaatt
This genomic window contains:
- the LOC103650605 gene encoding uncharacterized protein; the encoded protein is MTTRACLLVALAMALALLLQEHAAGAEAHEQKQQVQRLLRRLNKPPVKTIESPDGDIIDCVHITKQPAFDNPLLKNHTIQMWPSSHPRGGQLNEDYSNTASSITQTWHQNGSRSCPENTIPIRRTMEEDVRRADSPRSYGKKERRPKFTPVDGAGQPTTVTSGHQWAQASAQGGSTYYGTEATFDLWQPVVETASDFSLTQFWVVSGSYQANDLNTIEAGWQVSPNMYGDNSPRLFIYWTRDAYQTTGCYDLKCSGFVQTNNAITFGVTQLSPVSTYGGPQNDITILVWKDPKTGNWWLQVGKDLLGYWPSSLFTNLASSASNIQWGGEVYSPDAGQTSTQMGSGHLPEEGLGKASYIRNIQVVDASNTLLSPSGGLGLFASRPNCYNVLNGAAGNSFGTYIYYGGPGRNPNCQ